The Scomber japonicus isolate fScoJap1 chromosome 8, fScoJap1.pri, whole genome shotgun sequence genome has a segment encoding these proteins:
- the elf2a gene encoding ETS-related transcription factor Elf-2a isoform X3 — MTSVVVSDGGGNIVEYVTVVEEPQQCEQQPAEEEEEEEEEEVVQQEVEAVIVGEVEDDEEEEEEGVVLQEEGCPAVIVEEVPSAQVEECYSAQVLVYDDETYLMQDVAEEQEVVTEVAENVEMSGHDMVCFDKTFEAAEALLHMESPGGLHNERNTEDVMMETVVEVSTECGPIEEESFPIPPDCEPAAKKKRGGGRKPKTHQPASNGSFDLGIKKRPREGKGNTTYLWEFLLELLQDKNTCPRYIKWMQREKGIFKLVDSKAVSKLWGKHKNKPDMNYETMGRALRYYYQRGILAKVEGQRLAYQFKDMPKNIRVIDDEEEAEEAEEGEGVVSSQQGPASLGANSPAATQPQQTYVTVIPSNAASRPIRAMPVVMTNSLGQVTLNNSSILTTTAGVPVTVTNANATPKLVIQALPTMLPAGSKAGEKITIITIPANQLATLMQANSSGHLTQLIHAKPLATQLAQATIKTSAAPSVQLAAASSAAAGRPQLILAKPAGAVAQPLPQFSIQVSQHHPAPPKSPTQPPKPSGSQPDAAQSEAPPASSPPAASAQTPAS, encoded by the exons ATGACCTCGGTGGTAGTGTCAGACGGTGGAGGGAACATAGTGGAGTATGTCACCGTGGTGGAGGAACCCCAGCAg TGCGAGCAGCAGcctgctgaggaggaggaggaggaggaagaagaagaagtggtgcagcaggaggtggaggcggTGATCGTGGGGGAGGTggaagatgatgaggaggaggaggaggaaggtgtggTGCTGCAGGAGGAGGGCTGCCCTGCTGTGATCGTGGAAGAGGTGCCCAGCGCTCAGGTGGAGGAGTGCTACTCGGCGCAGGTGCTGGTGTACGACGACGAGACGTACCTGATGCAGGACGTGGCcgaggaacaggaagtggtcACTGAGGTGGCGGAGAACG tggAGATGTCGGGTCATGACATGGTGTGTTTTGACAAAACGTTCGAGGCAGCCGAGGCTCTTCTTCACATGGAGTCTCCCGGAGGACTGCACAACGAACGCAACACAG AGGACGTGATGATGGAGACGGTGGTGGAGGTGTCGACAGAGTGTGGCCCCATAGAGGAGGAGTCCTTCCCCATCCCTCCTGACTGTGAGCCTGCTgccaagaaaaagagaggag GAGGACGTAAGCCCAaaacacaccagcctgcatccAACGGTTCCTTTGACCTGGGCATCAAGAAGAGACCGAGGGAGGGAaaag GTAACACCACCTACCTGTGGGAGTtcctgctggagctgctgcaggaTAAAAACACCTGTCCCCGCTACATCAAGTggatgcagagagagaagggaatCTTCAAACTGGTCGACTCCAAAGCCGTGTCCAAACTGTGGGGGAAACACAAGAACAAGCCCGACATGAACTACGAAACCATGGGCCGAGCCCTGAG gTATTACTACCAGCGCGGCATCCTGGCCAAGGTGGAGGGTCAGCGCCTGGCCTACCAGTTCAAAGACATGCCCAAGAACATCCGGGTGATCGACGacgaggaggaggcggaggaggcgGAGGAAGGCGAGGGCGTGGTGTCGAGCCAGCAGGGACCCGCCAGCCTGGGGGCCAACTCCCCTGCAGCCACCCAGCCTCAGCAGACCTACGTCACCGTCATCCCCAGCAACGCCGCCAGCAG GCCCATCAGAGCGATGCCAGTGGTCATGACTAACTCTCTGGGTCAGGTGACATTAAACAACTCCTCCATCCTCACCACCACCGCGGGGGTCCCAGTAACGGTAACCAACGCCAACGCCACCCCCAAACTGGTTATCCAGGCGCTGCCCACCATGCTGCCCGCCGGCTCCAAAGCAGGGGAGAagatcaccatcatcaccatcccagccaatcagctggCCACGCTCATGCAGGCTAACTCATCGGGTCACCTGACGCAGCTCATCCATGCTAAACCTTTGGCTACACAGTTAGCGCAGGCCACCATCAAAACATCCGCCGCCCCGTCGGTGCAGCTGGCGGCggcatcatcagcagcagcggGCCGGCCGCAGCTCATCCTGGCCAAGCCGGCGGGGGCGGTGGCTCAGCCGCTGCCGCAGTTCTCCATACAGGTCAGCCAGCATCACCCAGCCCCACCCAAAAGCCCCACCCAGCCCCCAAAGCCCTCCGGCAGTCAGCCGGATGCAGCGCAATCAGAGGCTCCACCCGCCTCCAGCCCGCCTGCAGCATCAGCACAAACCCCAGCATCCTGA
- the elf2a gene encoding ETS-related transcription factor Elf-2a isoform X4 — MTSVVVSDGGGNIVEYVTVVEEPQQCEQQPAEEEEEEEEEEVVQQEVEAVIVGEVEDDEEEEEEGVVLQEEGCPAVIVEEVPSAQVEECYSAQVLVYDDETYLMQDVAEEQEVVTEVAENVEMSGHDMVCFDKTFEAAEALLHMESPGGLHNERNTEDVMMETVVEVSTECGPIEEESFPIPPDCEPAAKKKRGGRKPKTHQPASNGSFDLGIKKRPREGKGNTTYLWEFLLELLQDKNTCPRYIKWMQREKGIFKLVDSKAVSKLWGKHKNKPDMNYETMGRALRYYYQRGILAKVEGQRLAYQFKDMPKNIRVIDDEEEAEEAEEGEGVVSSQQGPASLGANSPAATQPQQTYVTVIPSNAASRPIRAMPVVMTNSLGQVTLNNSSILTTTAGVPVTVTNANATPKLVIQALPTMLPAGSKAGEKITIITIPANQLATLMQANSSGHLTQLIHAKPLATQLAQATIKTSAAPSVQLAAASSAAAGRPQLILAKPAGAVAQPLPQFSIQVSQHHPAPPKSPTQPPKPSGSQPDAAQSEAPPASSPPAASAQTPAS; from the exons ATGACCTCGGTGGTAGTGTCAGACGGTGGAGGGAACATAGTGGAGTATGTCACCGTGGTGGAGGAACCCCAGCAg TGCGAGCAGCAGcctgctgaggaggaggaggaggaggaagaagaagaagtggtgcagcaggaggtggaggcggTGATCGTGGGGGAGGTggaagatgatgaggaggaggaggaggaaggtgtggTGCTGCAGGAGGAGGGCTGCCCTGCTGTGATCGTGGAAGAGGTGCCCAGCGCTCAGGTGGAGGAGTGCTACTCGGCGCAGGTGCTGGTGTACGACGACGAGACGTACCTGATGCAGGACGTGGCcgaggaacaggaagtggtcACTGAGGTGGCGGAGAACG tggAGATGTCGGGTCATGACATGGTGTGTTTTGACAAAACGTTCGAGGCAGCCGAGGCTCTTCTTCACATGGAGTCTCCCGGAGGACTGCACAACGAACGCAACACAG AGGACGTGATGATGGAGACGGTGGTGGAGGTGTCGACAGAGTGTGGCCCCATAGAGGAGGAGTCCTTCCCCATCCCTCCTGACTGTGAGCCTGCTgccaagaaaaagagaggag GACGTAAGCCCAaaacacaccagcctgcatccAACGGTTCCTTTGACCTGGGCATCAAGAAGAGACCGAGGGAGGGAaaag GTAACACCACCTACCTGTGGGAGTtcctgctggagctgctgcaggaTAAAAACACCTGTCCCCGCTACATCAAGTggatgcagagagagaagggaatCTTCAAACTGGTCGACTCCAAAGCCGTGTCCAAACTGTGGGGGAAACACAAGAACAAGCCCGACATGAACTACGAAACCATGGGCCGAGCCCTGAG gTATTACTACCAGCGCGGCATCCTGGCCAAGGTGGAGGGTCAGCGCCTGGCCTACCAGTTCAAAGACATGCCCAAGAACATCCGGGTGATCGACGacgaggaggaggcggaggaggcgGAGGAAGGCGAGGGCGTGGTGTCGAGCCAGCAGGGACCCGCCAGCCTGGGGGCCAACTCCCCTGCAGCCACCCAGCCTCAGCAGACCTACGTCACCGTCATCCCCAGCAACGCCGCCAGCAG GCCCATCAGAGCGATGCCAGTGGTCATGACTAACTCTCTGGGTCAGGTGACATTAAACAACTCCTCCATCCTCACCACCACCGCGGGGGTCCCAGTAACGGTAACCAACGCCAACGCCACCCCCAAACTGGTTATCCAGGCGCTGCCCACCATGCTGCCCGCCGGCTCCAAAGCAGGGGAGAagatcaccatcatcaccatcccagccaatcagctggCCACGCTCATGCAGGCTAACTCATCGGGTCACCTGACGCAGCTCATCCATGCTAAACCTTTGGCTACACAGTTAGCGCAGGCCACCATCAAAACATCCGCCGCCCCGTCGGTGCAGCTGGCGGCggcatcatcagcagcagcggGCCGGCCGCAGCTCATCCTGGCCAAGCCGGCGGGGGCGGTGGCTCAGCCGCTGCCGCAGTTCTCCATACAGGTCAGCCAGCATCACCCAGCCCCACCCAAAAGCCCCACCCAGCCCCCAAAGCCCTCCGGCAGTCAGCCGGATGCAGCGCAATCAGAGGCTCCACCCGCCTCCAGCCCGCCTGCAGCATCAGCACAAACCCCAGCATCCTGA
- the elf2a gene encoding ETS-related transcription factor Elf-2a isoform X2, producing MTSVVVSDGGGNIVEYVTVVEEPQQCEQQPAEEEEEEEEEEVVQQEVEAVIVGEVEDDEEEEEEGVVLQEEGCPAVIVEEVPSAQVEECYSAQVLVYDDETYLMQDVAEEQEVVTEVAENVEMSGHDMVCFDKTFEAAEALLHMESPGGLHNERNTAEDVMMETVVEVSTECGPIEEESFPIPPDCEPAAKKKRGGRKPKTHQPASNGSFDLGIKKRPREGKGNTTYLWEFLLELLQDKNTCPRYIKWMQREKGIFKLVDSKAVSKLWGKHKNKPDMNYETMGRALRYYYQRGILAKVEGQRLAYQFKDMPKNIRVIDDEEEAEEAEEGEGVVSSQQGPASLGANSPAATQPQQTYVTVIPSNAASRPIRAMPVVMTNSLGQVTLNNSSILTTTAGVPVTVTNANATPKLVIQALPTMLPAGSKAGEKITIITIPANQLATLMQANSSGHLTQLIHAKPLATQLAQATIKTSAAPSVQLAAASSAAAGRPQLILAKPAGAVAQPLPQFSIQVSQHHPAPPKSPTQPPKPSGSQPDAAQSEAPPASSPPAASAQTPAS from the exons ATGACCTCGGTGGTAGTGTCAGACGGTGGAGGGAACATAGTGGAGTATGTCACCGTGGTGGAGGAACCCCAGCAg TGCGAGCAGCAGcctgctgaggaggaggaggaggaggaagaagaagaagtggtgcagcaggaggtggaggcggTGATCGTGGGGGAGGTggaagatgatgaggaggaggaggaggaaggtgtggTGCTGCAGGAGGAGGGCTGCCCTGCTGTGATCGTGGAAGAGGTGCCCAGCGCTCAGGTGGAGGAGTGCTACTCGGCGCAGGTGCTGGTGTACGACGACGAGACGTACCTGATGCAGGACGTGGCcgaggaacaggaagtggtcACTGAGGTGGCGGAGAACG tggAGATGTCGGGTCATGACATGGTGTGTTTTGACAAAACGTTCGAGGCAGCCGAGGCTCTTCTTCACATGGAGTCTCCCGGAGGACTGCACAACGAACGCAACACAG CAGAGGACGTGATGATGGAGACGGTGGTGGAGGTGTCGACAGAGTGTGGCCCCATAGAGGAGGAGTCCTTCCCCATCCCTCCTGACTGTGAGCCTGCTgccaagaaaaagagaggag GACGTAAGCCCAaaacacaccagcctgcatccAACGGTTCCTTTGACCTGGGCATCAAGAAGAGACCGAGGGAGGGAaaag GTAACACCACCTACCTGTGGGAGTtcctgctggagctgctgcaggaTAAAAACACCTGTCCCCGCTACATCAAGTggatgcagagagagaagggaatCTTCAAACTGGTCGACTCCAAAGCCGTGTCCAAACTGTGGGGGAAACACAAGAACAAGCCCGACATGAACTACGAAACCATGGGCCGAGCCCTGAG gTATTACTACCAGCGCGGCATCCTGGCCAAGGTGGAGGGTCAGCGCCTGGCCTACCAGTTCAAAGACATGCCCAAGAACATCCGGGTGATCGACGacgaggaggaggcggaggaggcgGAGGAAGGCGAGGGCGTGGTGTCGAGCCAGCAGGGACCCGCCAGCCTGGGGGCCAACTCCCCTGCAGCCACCCAGCCTCAGCAGACCTACGTCACCGTCATCCCCAGCAACGCCGCCAGCAG GCCCATCAGAGCGATGCCAGTGGTCATGACTAACTCTCTGGGTCAGGTGACATTAAACAACTCCTCCATCCTCACCACCACCGCGGGGGTCCCAGTAACGGTAACCAACGCCAACGCCACCCCCAAACTGGTTATCCAGGCGCTGCCCACCATGCTGCCCGCCGGCTCCAAAGCAGGGGAGAagatcaccatcatcaccatcccagccaatcagctggCCACGCTCATGCAGGCTAACTCATCGGGTCACCTGACGCAGCTCATCCATGCTAAACCTTTGGCTACACAGTTAGCGCAGGCCACCATCAAAACATCCGCCGCCCCGTCGGTGCAGCTGGCGGCggcatcatcagcagcagcggGCCGGCCGCAGCTCATCCTGGCCAAGCCGGCGGGGGCGGTGGCTCAGCCGCTGCCGCAGTTCTCCATACAGGTCAGCCAGCATCACCCAGCCCCACCCAAAAGCCCCACCCAGCCCCCAAAGCCCTCCGGCAGTCAGCCGGATGCAGCGCAATCAGAGGCTCCACCCGCCTCCAGCCCGCCTGCAGCATCAGCACAAACCCCAGCATCCTGA
- the elf2a gene encoding ETS-related transcription factor Elf-2a isoform X1, with translation MTSVVVSDGGGNIVEYVTVVEEPQQCEQQPAEEEEEEEEEEVVQQEVEAVIVGEVEDDEEEEEEGVVLQEEGCPAVIVEEVPSAQVEECYSAQVLVYDDETYLMQDVAEEQEVVTEVAENVEMSGHDMVCFDKTFEAAEALLHMESPGGLHNERNTAEDVMMETVVEVSTECGPIEEESFPIPPDCEPAAKKKRGGGRKPKTHQPASNGSFDLGIKKRPREGKGNTTYLWEFLLELLQDKNTCPRYIKWMQREKGIFKLVDSKAVSKLWGKHKNKPDMNYETMGRALRYYYQRGILAKVEGQRLAYQFKDMPKNIRVIDDEEEAEEAEEGEGVVSSQQGPASLGANSPAATQPQQTYVTVIPSNAASRPIRAMPVVMTNSLGQVTLNNSSILTTTAGVPVTVTNANATPKLVIQALPTMLPAGSKAGEKITIITIPANQLATLMQANSSGHLTQLIHAKPLATQLAQATIKTSAAPSVQLAAASSAAAGRPQLILAKPAGAVAQPLPQFSIQVSQHHPAPPKSPTQPPKPSGSQPDAAQSEAPPASSPPAASAQTPAS, from the exons ATGACCTCGGTGGTAGTGTCAGACGGTGGAGGGAACATAGTGGAGTATGTCACCGTGGTGGAGGAACCCCAGCAg TGCGAGCAGCAGcctgctgaggaggaggaggaggaggaagaagaagaagtggtgcagcaggaggtggaggcggTGATCGTGGGGGAGGTggaagatgatgaggaggaggaggaggaaggtgtggTGCTGCAGGAGGAGGGCTGCCCTGCTGTGATCGTGGAAGAGGTGCCCAGCGCTCAGGTGGAGGAGTGCTACTCGGCGCAGGTGCTGGTGTACGACGACGAGACGTACCTGATGCAGGACGTGGCcgaggaacaggaagtggtcACTGAGGTGGCGGAGAACG tggAGATGTCGGGTCATGACATGGTGTGTTTTGACAAAACGTTCGAGGCAGCCGAGGCTCTTCTTCACATGGAGTCTCCCGGAGGACTGCACAACGAACGCAACACAG CAGAGGACGTGATGATGGAGACGGTGGTGGAGGTGTCGACAGAGTGTGGCCCCATAGAGGAGGAGTCCTTCCCCATCCCTCCTGACTGTGAGCCTGCTgccaagaaaaagagaggag GAGGACGTAAGCCCAaaacacaccagcctgcatccAACGGTTCCTTTGACCTGGGCATCAAGAAGAGACCGAGGGAGGGAaaag GTAACACCACCTACCTGTGGGAGTtcctgctggagctgctgcaggaTAAAAACACCTGTCCCCGCTACATCAAGTggatgcagagagagaagggaatCTTCAAACTGGTCGACTCCAAAGCCGTGTCCAAACTGTGGGGGAAACACAAGAACAAGCCCGACATGAACTACGAAACCATGGGCCGAGCCCTGAG gTATTACTACCAGCGCGGCATCCTGGCCAAGGTGGAGGGTCAGCGCCTGGCCTACCAGTTCAAAGACATGCCCAAGAACATCCGGGTGATCGACGacgaggaggaggcggaggaggcgGAGGAAGGCGAGGGCGTGGTGTCGAGCCAGCAGGGACCCGCCAGCCTGGGGGCCAACTCCCCTGCAGCCACCCAGCCTCAGCAGACCTACGTCACCGTCATCCCCAGCAACGCCGCCAGCAG GCCCATCAGAGCGATGCCAGTGGTCATGACTAACTCTCTGGGTCAGGTGACATTAAACAACTCCTCCATCCTCACCACCACCGCGGGGGTCCCAGTAACGGTAACCAACGCCAACGCCACCCCCAAACTGGTTATCCAGGCGCTGCCCACCATGCTGCCCGCCGGCTCCAAAGCAGGGGAGAagatcaccatcatcaccatcccagccaatcagctggCCACGCTCATGCAGGCTAACTCATCGGGTCACCTGACGCAGCTCATCCATGCTAAACCTTTGGCTACACAGTTAGCGCAGGCCACCATCAAAACATCCGCCGCCCCGTCGGTGCAGCTGGCGGCggcatcatcagcagcagcggGCCGGCCGCAGCTCATCCTGGCCAAGCCGGCGGGGGCGGTGGCTCAGCCGCTGCCGCAGTTCTCCATACAGGTCAGCCAGCATCACCCAGCCCCACCCAAAAGCCCCACCCAGCCCCCAAAGCCCTCCGGCAGTCAGCCGGATGCAGCGCAATCAGAGGCTCCACCCGCCTCCAGCCCGCCTGCAGCATCAGCACAAACCCCAGCATCCTGA